The genomic region TCTGGCCGGAACCGTCTAAGTGGCATCCTAAGTGGCAACCACATCACCAAATTTGGTCATTTTCTAAAACTTCTGACTTctacaacaaaattcaataggtaaattcaatttattaaaaaaataaaaaaatacccttttgtagagatcgaagtcaagaatctactcatataatttttataatgttttgattacatttaatatatataaaataaaaaatacaagtaggtattctaatgttcggtaagaggctggtttgaaaaacaaaaaaaatattgaataacctaaaaaaaaattgaaaaaaatatggttcactagaggagagagtcttctccaaaaggctatcttttgttttttgattatcataaattgaatagacaaattatgGTGAGAGAAAAAAACTATCAAATTTTGGTATATTCGACTTCtaaatgctataacaaagaaaatatacatcaaatttttattttttttgatacacTATATATGTATGTCATCTATAAGGGACATCACAATTGgaaaaaataagttgatttacattttcttttttgGTGGGAACAAAACCCCCtgattttcagcaataaaaaaaattgtctttaaagctataaaaaaaatatcaattattgacaaaaaagtttcaaaaaatagtagacttaaacttcatcaaattctacacatttcatcagtttacatcattttcaaattcaaaatactaaTGCCACTTTTATGACGACGAAATTGAACacttattgttgtgttaaccttttcctttgtaaaagtgtgacacaggtttgtacttttaccctatataatataattaaatatgtcaATTTTAATCACAAATATAATTTGTATGCATTTGATCATAGATCACAAATATAATATACcaaactcttatatatatatatatatatatatatatatatatatatatatatatatatatatatatatatatatatatatatatatatatatatataaaaggttaTCAATGTTGTTATTTGCTCTTTTATAAACTATTTAAATTGCTAAACAAAGAATGTATTGAgctcttttaatttatttttaataaattatgttATCTATTCTTTTATTTGCTTGTtataattttttctaaattttaagAAATTATGTTGTGATTTTTTTATAAGTATATTATAATTCATAATTATAAGATTTATTTACTTAAAAAACTTATtatgtttaattattttaaattttcataaaatatatattgtatatttttgaaacaataaaatttattattatttataaaatcttttgatttataTTTATTACTCTATTTTAGATAGTCATCAAGAGTTTTTTTTTTACGTACTCTTTTGTTGATTTTATCATGATACTTTGATGATGTTTAAggtgtttatttttttataaaagttaTATTAATGTACTAAAAATTTAAACTAGCAataattttaaaaactaaaaaaaaatgaaaatcgaAAACAAAAAGAAGGGCATGTATTGTGTACATTTTTGTCTTATTTAAGGATTGGCCAAAAGTTTGTGCAATGCACACTTTTATctaaaattatcattttttaaaaGATGTAGGAAAAGGAAAAAGGCACTTGGGGTGTATTTATTATGGTTGTACACTGTTAGCAAGAGAAATGGGGTTGTATAGTTTGAAGATCTCTACCCCAAGATCTCTTATGTAGTTAGTTTataccccataggacacaataagAGAATTAAGCATTTATGGAAGTGACTTAATATAATAGAGAATCCATACTTTATCATCAACAAAAGAAACATCCATTCATCATAGCACATACGTGTAGAACTAGTATCTCCTTTTATTATAGTATATCTTTATATCAAAATATAGGTCTTAGTCTTTGCTTCATACATACATTGCTTATCTCAGTATCTTAGTTATTGGTGTCTACTGGATATGATTTACAATCAACATATATACAATATCCCGTGAAGGGACGTGACTCCTAAGGTTGACTAGTGATCTATCCTTATCTCACAAACCATTTGCAGTACCCTGTAGTTGGCTCTATTTTTGCTCTTTGACTTGCCAACATATATCCATTgaatatgaaaaaaaaagaaaaaaagaaaaagggtaTACAAAGCATGCTTGATATGCCCATTGGGCAACATGATCATCATGTTGTGTTGGACAAAGTGACAAAGGTATGTGCTATGCATTTTATCACATGTTAAAAATGAATAGATTTAATGACCCACATAAATGATATAGTATTAATAACAAGTCAATTGAATAATTACTTACTAGACGTCCCTAGAGTAACAATGGAACACAAAACAAGATGTTTGGAGAAATAAGAATTTCATTTTTTATTGAATGTAGAAAAGTTTTAGATTACACAAACTACCCATACACACAAGGAGATTGCAATCACAAATGCAAAACATATTTACTATTTGAATCCAACAAGAATATGATTATTGATAATTTTTTCAATAAATTCTACCAAAAAATGACAAGAATATTACCTTTGCTAGGTTGAATACAATAAATTTAGGTTATAGATATCTTAGCTTAATAAGTCTTATGGCCTATCCTTGGCAATATTGGTTGTTGCTTGGGATCAGAACATTGAAATGTTACCAAATATGAATTGGAGGGAATGGTGCTAATAACAATAGAACAAGTTGATACTCTTGAAGGTATTGATGTATTTGAATGATTTGTCTAGGCTATTAGATGTTATGATTAAATATATCGTGTAGGTTTATTATGTTATAATGTTAATGTTGATTGATTGTTTAATGTGCTCAAATAGTTATTAGATAGTTATTTTATGAGTATTTGATAGTTATCCAAGTGGTTGAAAGTAGATGGATTTACAAGTccatatttaatattataaatttgaCTCAAATATGTTATATTATGTGTGTTTATTTGTGTCAGTtcaaaatacaaatatttattattattttatgtatATTAGATCTTAGATCCTATAGTAGTAGTATTAGAGTTTTGTGGCTAAAATCATGGAAGGTGAGTGAAGCACATAGTTCATTATTCTGTAAATTGATTATTGATCTTCATTAAAGTATCATCTAGGAAAGAAAGGTATATCTATGATCATGCAATATATTAAAATTTTAGGCCGATAAAAAGATGACATGTCTATTGGTGAAAAATGCCATATTTAGTTAAACTTAGAATTTCCAAGTTTGTCATCTATATTACAACACTGGGTGGGTTCCTTGAGGAGAAATGATTCATATTTTGCTCATGAGTGGATGTTGCAAGTGCTCAATATATTTCAGCACTAGCAGTGGTGCTATTCTTAGTCCCTAGCAATTTTATATACTTTGTATGCTTGATCAATAATGATCAAACAACATGGATTGTGTTTATTGGTGTCTCATGAGTGGATGTTGCTAATGCTCAACACACTTTAGCACCTGCAATGGTGTTATTCTTAATCACTAGCAATTTTGTATACTTTGTATGCTTGATGAATAATGATCAAGCACCATGGATTATCTTTATTGGTGTCTCATGAGTGGATGTTGCAAGTGCTCAACATACTTCAGCACTAGCAATGGTGCTATTCTTAATTACTAGTAACTTTTTTGCACTTTGTATGCTTGATTAAAAACAATCGAACACTATAGATTGTGTTAGTTGAATGCACAAACATGTAAATTGTCATTCACTATTTTCTATTATATAACCTATTCAATTTGTTGATCAAAATAAAAGACCTTAGATCTAGGCAAAAGTAAAATAATatctaaaaataatatttaaaataattctgaAAATCCAATTTTTAATATCCACAATAACCATTATggcagaatggatacccctcagtccttggctcttagccgaaaAAGGTTCAACCTATTATTGGCTTGTGCCCACGTATCAACTGGCAAAAAAGactttgtgaaggccctcgctGGACTGGCAGCTCGCGGACTTCATGCTCTTACTGGGCTGTCGTGCTCACAGATCTGGATccccataaaaaataaaaaaaattctaattacTAACTTTGAGATACTTAGTTTAAAGTATATTTGTAAACTACCAAAAATTATCAACAATACCTATGTAGATTACTAACCTCAATGGCGTCTCTCCCCTTGACTTACGTCTGTGCTTAAAGCTTTACCATTTCCATTGAAATGTAGCTTTATCCTTTTACCAAGAACGGGTAAACAAGAACTGGGTTGATTAATCCTGCTTTCAGAAATGAACAATTTGAAAGAGTCCGTTCTTTTACTCATCTTCACTACTTTTATCTTTCTTACGTTTTCATCCAATGAGTTGCAATACCAAAATCAGATTGATGCAGAAGCCTTGCTCGAAATAAAAAGGTCAGTAAAAAAGGATGCAACTCTTTCATTGTCCGCCTGGGTAAATGGAAACAACATTTGCAACTGGACTGGAATAACTTGCGATTGTAATCAAAGGGTTGTGAGCGTGGTTCTCAAATACAAGGGATTGGCTGGTAACATACCCCCTCACATAGGCAATTTGTCCTTTCTTACAATACTCGACCTCTCTTATAATTATTTCTCTGCTCACATTCCCCAAGAGCTTGGTAAATTAGAAAAGTTGCAGTACATTAAGCTCTATCAAAACAACTTGCAAGGTTCAATTCCGGTTAGTCTGTGTGCCTGCACAAATCTTTTACAACTCCGATTAAACAATAATCTGTTAAGTGGAAACATTCCAGCAGAGTTGAGTTCCTTGCATAACTTGAAGATTCTCGACATCCCTTTCAATAAATTGAGTGGTATCATCCCTCAAGGCTTGGCAAATTGCACTGCACTTAAAAGACTAGATCTTGGCAATAATCTTTTAGCAGGCACCATCCCCAGGTCATTAAGTAACTGCACAAAATTGCGTGTCCTATCACTGTCCTGGAATGCGCTTGAAGGACCAATTCCGTCTGAGATATTAACAACATTGACCAGATTACGATATCTGTATCTGCGTTCCAACAAACTCAACGGTAGCATCTCAATGGAGATTGGCAAATAATGGAGACTGAGGAGATTGTCTTTCTTAACAATAGTCTTGTTGCTCTTTGATACTTTTGTCCTggatgacaagaaaataaaaaggggGAAGTTATGTTGCTTAAGTTTCATATTTTGAGGCAAGTGTATTAAACATGTGGTTGTATTCTTAAAAAGCCTTTCTCTCGGGTCAGGTTGGTGACATGGATACATTGAATTAAGCTGACGTGTTATATTTTTAAAACGCCTTTCTCTCGGGCCAGGCTGGTGACACGGATACAGTGAATAACACTGACTTGGCATTTATTGAGTGGTATCTTTGGTTAATATTGTGTTTAATATGTCTACGGTCTAGTAGCATATACTTCGGAATACTCTTTGTGACCGACAGATTAAAAGTTTTTGGAAGCATcgctttgtttcatttgtttttgAACAAGTTTATTGTTGGTTGAAGTCCGTCTCAAACCCTAGACGCCATGAGAGATGCGGCCGCCGCTGAAGCAAAGGAGCTCGAAGTTAGTTTGTTTGGTTGGAAAGAATGATGCAAGAGTGGGTTTAACAGTGAGCTAAATGGATTTCTGGTTAGTTTCTTTTCAGTTATCAATGAGGTTGCGTATTACAGGTATTATTCTTGTTCATCTGTTTAAAAAGATTCAGGTATTTCGAATCTGGTTTTTCAGTCATGAAAAATGGAAATAAGGAAacagactttgctttatttttggtTTTCAAATTTGGGAAATTCAAGCATCTTTAGTTTATCTCTCAGCTTCTCTTTCCGTTGCACAGTTAATCGGTTATT from Cryptomeria japonica chromosome 3, Sugi_1.0, whole genome shotgun sequence harbors:
- the LOC131874024 gene encoding receptor kinase-like protein Xa21 is translated as MNNLKESVLLLIFTTFIFLTFSSNELQYQNQIDAEALLEIKRSVKKDATLSLSAWVNGNNICNWTGITCDCNQRVVSVVLKYKGLAGNIPPHIGNLSFLTILDLSYNYFSAHIPQELGKLEKLQYIKLYQNNLQGSIPVSLCACTNLLQLRLNNNLLSGNIPAELSSLHNLKILDIPFNKLSGIIPQGLANCTALKRLDLGNNLLAGTIPRSLSNCTKLRVLSLSWNALEGPIPSEILTTLTRLRYLYLRSNKLNGSISMEIGK